The region CTTCCGCGAATACTTCGTGCGTCGCACTCGCGACCAGTTCCGAGCACTCTTGTACCCAGAGACGTCGTCGGCTGCAGAGAACGTGAACGCAAGCAACAGCTTGCTCTCCAACGTGCCGACTACCAATAAGGCCATGCCGTCGGTGCAGCCCATGTCGGCGGACAAACTGAGCAAATTTTACCAAGAGGCTACGGAAGAGCTCCAAGTGCTCCAGCGCGCGGCCATTACGAACCGCATGTATGCCGGCGAGCGCTTAGTCgtggaggacgaggcgcatcgTGAATGGATCGTGCGGTCCTCGGACGACCTGGGTCGTGAGGCAGCATCGTAGGTGGATACCCATAAGGATGTAGGCATGTATATCTATCCAATTCTAATCAAATGAGGGTTATTCTTTCTCGCACGTATCCAAATCCCAGTTGCGGCGCAGCCTGTCCATGAATAGGCGGAACGTTGCGAGCGAGCCCTTTTCGTGTGTCAATGTCACACTAGTCGCGAAGGATGGCGTTAACGTCGATGGTCCACCCCCCAGCACGGGCGACATGGGGCGGTTGGAGCGTGGATCAAAGCCTGGCATGCCCGGCGACGTCGGAGTCACATTACGGCCTCCTCTCTGCGAGCGCACGGGCAAAATAGTGTACTCGACGCGGAAGCGCATTGGTTTGCATGTCTGCGCAGTTTGACCCATCTTGGGGTCAAACAACTTCTCGAGCAGGTACTGCTTTGGGCCCTGCTGCGTGAGTGGATAGCTCATCTGCGcccgcgacatggccgtgggCGTTGCGCCCAATTGGGCCAGCAGAGCATCACATTCTTTCATCGTAAGTGTGAGGTTTTCGACAGACATCAGGACGTGCATCTGGCGCCTGGGTAAAAGGCCATGGAACCATGACTGCCGCGCACCAATCGACTGCGCATCGCCACCCATCGGCGACGTGGGCCGCTGAGGCACATGTGGGGCGTCGGAGTCAACGCCAATAATGTCCAGGCCGAGGCCCTTGGGCTCGTCATCATGGCCACGCAGTGCGCCCATAAAGCTccggcgcgtgcgcactgTCCAATTACTGCTGCCTGTGCCAGATGACACCGTGCGACCTGATGGCTTGGgcgacgccaccgacgaGCTGCGACTGGCCAAGTCAAATGGACTCTGGGGTCGCCGTGGGCTGCCAAGCGGACTTGATGGCTGTTGCGGAGGTGGCATAGTTTTGGGTCGGGAAGCTGACGTCGTCGGACTGGTTGGGCGTCCGGGCGATGCCATCGGACTTTGTGATCGGCCTGGCGACGAGGGACCAGGCTGGGATGGTCGGCTTGCGGACGCCATAGGGCTCGACACGGGCAccctgctcggcatgctcgggCTGGTTGGTCGGCTTGCGGGCGTCACAGGGCTCGACATGGGCAccctgctcggcatggtCGGGCTGGTGGGTCGGCCGGCAGACACGGCAGGATTCGACAAAGGTACCCTGCTCGGCATAGTCGGGCTCGATGGACGACCCATGCCCACGGACAAATTCGGCTTGGGCGACGTCGGCAGGGGCGATACTGGACGTACAGACATGGCAGGATGCGGGCTCTGGGGCAGTGGCGGCGATGCTGTCGGCGGCCTCGTGGGCATGCGCTGTCCGACCGGTGGCTGCTTGCTTGAAGGCATCGCAGCACCAGGACGCATATGAGGACTGGCCGGAGGGCTGTCGAGTGTCTGCGACATGCGTGGCGACTTGAGCTCGCCCGGCGGTGGGATatcgcgagcgccttgGGGTTGCCGAACCTGGGGCATGCCCGGCACCTGAGCTCGGCCTTCGCTCTGTCGCGGTcggagcggcgcgcgtgtcgtgggTGCTGGATTTTGATTCTTGGCATGCCGTGCAAAGGCCGCATACACGGGCGTCTGGATACGCTTAGACGCACCCGCTTGGGTGTCAGGCAGAGATGGCTCGTGGCTTGCAACAAGCAAAGAGTCTTCATTCGCATCGTCATAGCGATTCGCGCTCTGTACAGATGCATCAGGCTCAGAGTCAGACGATAATGACATGGAAGGCGCCGGCTGCGATTTCGCCGGCTGCGCTAATTTCGCCGGCTGCGCTGCCTGAgctggcggcgcctgcgaTGTGGGCATCGGCATGGCCATCGACGTGCTCATAGCATCGAGCGAGTCGAGTTCATCAGCAATCTCACGCATAAACATGCGCATTAATGAATCTTCACCGGTGCTATCATCACGACCATTTTGCGATACAGAACGCGCTGGTTGTGACAAAGAAGGCAGACGCTGTTTccatgcagcagcatcggGCGGAGCGGCCTGTGACACTGGCTCCTTTTGAGTGGGTCGAATCGTGCTCGCAGCCTGCACCACCGGCTTATTTGTTTCAGGCTCCACAACCTGTTCAGATACACGGGGCATCTTGGGCACCTCAGTCGAAGGCACAGGCTTGCGTGGCAGCGATGCGCCAAACGCAAGAGTAGATGCCTTCGTCGATGGACGGATGGTCGTCGATTCCATCAcaggtggcgcaggacgGACATCCATCGAGCTTCGCGAAGAACTGCCTGACGCTTGTCTGATCGATGCAAACGAGGGCTTGCGTCCAGTCAGTGTCGTGAACAGGGACGACAAACGTCGGCCCGATGCATCTTCACGCGATGGCATCTGCTTAGACTCAGCCACTTCACGAGCTTGCTCCGCACGAGCCCTTTCAAGGCGAATCTGCTCGGCTTTGAGTTGCTCAGTCTTTGTCTGTTCGGCCTTTGCTCGTTGGACTTTGAGCTGTTCTGTCTTGG is a window of Malassezia restricta chromosome III, complete sequence DNA encoding:
- a CDS encoding serine/threonine-protein kinase; this encodes MMSAQYSSAGAPLQSRASRPASALRTVAQPLQVATNTLGTRKRTKDMASIFDKRSASNNREATRPVAPPLKSAQAARRGPTPSDIRPAPPISTAQVQPVPPPVGVNGGRPQTRFEREKKRHYNDPPHVGPWKLGKLIGQGASGRVRLAIHTRTQQLAAVKIIPKQMLINSRMSLRDLSAKQDKLTLGIEREIVIMKLIVHPNLLGLWDVYETSKELFLVMEYVAGGELFDYLVARGRLQPHEARQYFRQIIFGVDYCHTFSICHRDLKPENLLLDGSRSTVKIADFGMAALQPTEKMLETSCGSPHYASPEIVSGMTYDGTASDIWSCGIILFALLCGRLPFDDPNIQVLLGKVRSGKFAMPSHLEPSVQDLISRMLQVDPKKRASMQEICSHPWFTDNGRLSSQNPVTSEVGTLSKEPIRLAEIDPDILGNLSTLWPELSHEQIIRRLLQSGQNWQKTFYTLLVIHRDTHSSDDEEEADDLDEDERLQLKQASAQAPPLVTTAPSSAESQPISPRVAPPIVPASMGTPLTQAVQDPIEHRQVSVLHEGLDEREPAPVVTPVGPPAAAQLTSTPPRTAPGRTAGRMDSSSNSTLKSMSVDEDYSSKDTAQAPASNAASVWLIEQVRAEHARSEQLKNEQLEAEKRRMEQLKAERIMTEQRRIEQARAEQARAEQAKIEQAKAEQAKIEQAKAEQAKIEQAKAEQLKAEQAKIEQARVEQAKVEQARAEQAKIEQVKAEQLKAEQAKIEQVRAEQLKAEQDKAVRLKEQVRIEQAKTEQLKVQRAKAEQTKTEQLKAEQIRLERARAEQAREVAESKQMPSREDASGRRLSSLFTTLTGRKPSFASIRQASGSSSRSSMDVRPAPPVMESTTIRPSTKASTLAFGASLPRKPVPSTEVPKMPRVSEQVVEPETNKPVVQAASTIRPTQKEPVSQAAPPDAAAWKQRLPSLSQPARSVSQNGRDDSTGEDSLMRMFMREIADELDSLDAMSTSMAMPMPTSQAPPAQAAQPAKLAQPAKSQPAPSMSLSSDSEPDASVQSANRYDDANEDSLLVASHEPSLPDTQAGASKRIQTPVYAAFARHAKNQNPAPTTRAPLRPRQSEGRAQVPGMPQVRQPQGARDIPPPGELKSPRMSQTLDSPPASPHMRPGAAMPSSKQPPVGQRMPTRPPTASPPLPQSPHPAMSVRPVSPLPTSPKPNLSVGMGRPSSPTMPSRVPLSNPAVSAGRPTSPTMPSRVPMSSPVTPASRPTSPSMPSRVPVSSPMASASRPSQPGPSSPGRSQSPMASPGRPTSPTTSASRPKTMPPPQQPSSPLGSPRRPQSPFDLASRSSSVASPKPSGRTVSSGTGSSNWTVRTRRSFMGALRGHDDEPKGLGLDIIGVDSDAPHVPQRPTSPMGGDAQSIGARQSWFHGLLPRRQMHVLMSVENLTLTMKECDALLAQLGATPTAMSRAQMSYPLTQQGPKQYLLEKLFDPKMGQTAQTCKPMRFRVEYTILPVRSQRGGRNVTPTSPGMPGFDPRSNRPMSPVLGGGPSTLTPSFATSVTLTHEKGSLATFRLFMDRLRRNWDLDTCEKE
- a CDS encoding LYR motif protein 4, producing the protein MSVVAPTREQILMLYRAHLATARSFASYNFREYFVRRTRDQFRALLYPETSSAAENVNASNSLLSNVPTTNKAMPSVQPMSADKLSKFYQEATEELQVLQRAAITNRMYAGERLVVEDEAHREWIVRSSDDLGREAAS